The window ATCGACGAGCCAGACGTGATTCGCTTTGCCGATCGCCATAAGCTTTCGATCGTGGCGGTGAACGACGGCACAATTCCCGAATCGCGCGAGGAGGCCGCATGATCGCGCCGGCCACGGCACCATCGAGACAGGCAACCCGCGCGACGCATCGCACGGCAAGCAAGCTCGGTCGCCGGCGGACCGCCGCCTCGGTGGGGGCCCAATCGACAGCGAGGTCAGCTACGGCCCGAGGCAGGTTCCGAGTCGCGAAACGGAGCCGATCGCCAGCGCCCGGTGGCAGATTTGATCACAAACCATCGACGGACCGCGGATCACGATCGTGGTATCGCCGCGGAAGTCGGGCCCTGACTCAATCCCGGAGACGACGTTAGACGCAAGGGAAAGGTAGAAGAATGGCGATCGGTTGAATGCGGCTCCCGCGGCCGTGACCGATTGCTCCGCTCGTTTCACATCTCCTTTCTTGTCACCCAATCCCGCCTAGCGACTCTTGGTCGGCGTCGTCTCCGGACTTTTCAACCTCTTAAAGGCGCTTTGGGCGGTGCCGTCGACGCATCGTCTCGAATCCCCCCGACGTTGACGGCCAAAACGCCCTGGTTGGCTCAAGTCGCTTCGACCGTGACCAGAGCGCCGCTGGCCAGAAACTCCAAACAGCGCTGCGTCTCGCGACGGACACGGGCAATGTCGCTGACAGCGAGTAGCCGATCCCCCGCAGCGCACGTCATTTCCAAGTCTCCGACGACTTTTTGCAAGCGATCGGCGGACAGGTTGGCCGCCATTCCTTTAAGGGCATGGGCCTGCGCCGCGGCGTCCGACAATCGATTCTGACGCACCGCGCTTTCCAGTTCCTGAGCCGATAGCGGCAACTGATCCGCGAAATTACCGATGATGCGGTTCACGAGTTCCTGATTCCCCAGACAGCGACGCAAAAGCGACGCCAAATCGAGTGGTGGATCCCGGTCCGCAACAGAACTCCTAGGCTCTTCGCGTGTGAAGGCCTCGCCGACAGAATCGGACATAACCGCGATTGCCTCGAATTGATCCGATTCGGCGGCGGCAATCCGAAACGGTTCAGTTACTGGTCCCTCGTTGGCGTAGATACCGTCCAATGTTTCGACCATGGCGTCGAGAATCTCGATCAGCTTCACGGCGTCGAGCGGCTTGGTGAGATAGTCGTCCATCCCCGCGGCCAGGCATAGTTCTCGATCGCCACGGGTAGCGTTCGCCGTTAGCGCAATAATTGGTAAGCGATATCCGCGCACACGCAGCGCACCCTCGGCCTCGAGCCGGCGAATCTCGCGGGTAGCGGCCAGCCCGTCCAACTCGGGCATCTGGCAATCCATCAACACCGCGTCGTAGGGCGCGAGGAGTAACTGCTCGATGGCCTCGCGACCATTGCGAGCAACGTCGCAATGAAAGCCTGCTACCGTGAGGATCTCGATCGCAACAACACGATTCACCTCGTTGTCCTCCGCCAACAGTAACCGGCAGCGCGAACGGGGCCCGCTTTCCAAGTCGTCAGGCGCCAACCGGGGCGGCGCTTCTTCGACATGAGCCAAATGTTCTGAACAACCGCGAGTAGCTGCGACCGACAGGATCGTCTCGAGTAATTGCGATTGGCGTACCGGTTTGGTGAGCCGGCCGACGATCGAAGTCGCCCACGGGGATTCGCCCCCGTCCGGAGCACTGAGCGAGGTCAACATCACCAGCGGCGTCGTGCGCAGCGCCTCCTCGCAGGCGATACGCTCGGCTAGTTCGCAACCATCCATGCCGGGCATGTGATAATCGATGATTCCCAGATCGAACGCTTCGCCTTGCGACGCGGCACGTTGCATAATGCACAGTGCCGTGGGGCCATCAGACGCCGTTTGGACGCGCATCTGCCACGCCGAAAGTTGGCGGAACAGAATCTCTCGATTCGTCGCGTTATCGTCCACGACCAATACGCGTAGCCGACGCAATTCTTGGGGACTCAAATGACGTCCGCCTTCTGGCGTCGCGGCCTTGGCCAACGGGACCCGGAACCAGAACGTGCTACCTTTTCCCACGCGGCTGGTGACGCCGATATCGCCGCCCATTAGCTCGATGAGTTGCTTGGAAATGGCCAATCCCAGGCCGGTCCCACCGAATTGGCGCGTGGTCGAAGCATCAACCTGCGAGAAAGCCTGAAACAGCCGGTCTAGCCGCTCTTTGGGGACGCCGATACCGGTATCCTCGACGGCGACGCGGGCGAGCATTTGGCGATCATCTTCGCGCTCGATGGCGACGTGGACTTTCACTTGCCCGCGTTCGGTGAACTTGATGGCATTGCTCAGCAGGTTCACGATGACTTGCTGCAAACGGTGCGGATCGCCACGTGCCGGGCCGACCAGGTCCGGCGGCATGTCGAGCGCTAACTCCAGCCCCTTATGCGCTGCCTTAGCGGCCAGCATATCGAGCGTTTCCTCCATGATTTGCCGCAGCCGGAAATCGACGTGCTCGATTTCCAGCTTGCCTGCTTCGATCTTCGAAAAATCAAGAATCTGGTTGATCACCGCCAGCAGGAGATCGGCCGAGGTACGGGCGATCGTGCCGTAGCGCTTCTGTTGCGGCGACTCGGCAGCTTCCAAGAGCAAGTCAAGCATACCGATGACGCCGTTGAGCGGCGTCCGCAGCTCGTGGCTCATGTTCGCGAGGAATTCGCTCTTTGCGCGGCTGGCGGCCTCGGCCGCTTCCTTTTCACACAGCAGCGCCTCGGCTTGTTTGCGTTCGGTAATGTCTTCGACGGTTCCCTCATAGAATTCGATGTTGCCGTTCGCGTCGCGCACCGCGCGTCCGCTTTCCGAAATCCAAATGACAGTGCCATTGCGGCGATAGATTTGCGATTCGAAATTCGTGACGGCCCCCTGTTCGTCCATAACACGAACAAAATCGTCGCGTCGATGTGGATCGACGTATAGCTGTCGTTCGATATCTCCGATCGAGGACATCAATTGCGCAGGCGAATCGTAATCGTAGATCCGCGCCAGCGCCGGATTCGCGCTGAGATAACGACCATCGGGCGAGGTCTGGTAAATACCCTCGATCGCGTTCTCGAAAATGCCGCGGTATTTGGCTTCCGCGCGGCGCAATGCTTCGACGGCTTCGTCGCGAGTCAGCAAGGACGGTGTTTCACCAACCGGCAGCGGCGCACTGGGATCGCGGCTCTGCAGTAGAGAATGAAAAGGCCTATGGCGAGCCTGTTTCCGTGGTCCTGCAACAAGTGCGGCGAGCACCCCCAGAAACAACACGCCGGCGGCGAGATACAGCCAGGGACCGATCGCTAGAATCAGAAAGGCGGATGGCATCGGGCTTCCTACTGCGATGTGCTGGACGCCAAAGCGTCCGCAGCCGTCGCAAGGTTTAGGAACCAACTATCGTTCGTCGAAGCACAATCCGCCTGCTGGAAGGGTAGCTTACGAAATCGGCAGGCGATCACCGTACAATCCGCAGGACCACTTCGCACGCCTCGCGCGATCGTTGCACTTTTGAGCGAGATACGACATTTTGCGGCCGGTAAACAGCACAGCACAAAATGCGAGCAGTGATGCATCGGATAAACGCACGCTGACAGAAACGTCAGCTTCGAGCCTGGATGACAAAAGTGTCAGTGACTCTGCAATTGGCATCCGGCCAAGTAGCGCATAGAGTGCATTTAGCTGAACAGTGTTCGATCGTTCGCAGTGCTCTTGAGTTGTACATGGCGCGGTAAGCGAATCAGGACGGCAACCGGTCGGTTGCTTTGCCGAGTTCAGCTTGAGTCGCTCGCCGCAGTTGGCGCGGACAAGAACGGGTTGCGTTCTGCAATCGCTTGCCGCTCGCCTACGCAGAAGGAGGACTTGGCATGGCGTATCGGACTCACAATGACTCGCCGCAGGGCGCCTGGAACTATCTGCGCGCGCTTTCCTATCCGCGCTTAGATGACAAAGCATCCAGCGAGGCTCATCAGTTGACTGCCTCGGCCTTCACCATCGCGATTTCTCGCGAGGCGGGGGTCGACGCCGCGGCCGTGGCAACCGCTGTCGGCAAAAGTCTGGGTTGGAAAGTCTGGGACTATGAATTGCTTGTCGCCGTCGCAGCCTGTATGCACGCGCGCCCCAGCGAGTTGGCCGCCGTCGACGAGACGCACGTCAGTTGGCTCCAGGAATCGATCGAGTCGCTTTTGGACATGCACGCGGTAAGCCAGATTGCTTACGTGCGGCAACTGGTCAAGACGCTCGAAACCCTGGCCGCGCAAGGTTCGTGTATCGTTGTGGGCCGCGGGGCCGCGCATATACTGCCGGCGGAATCCACACTCCGCGTTCGGTTGGTTGCGCCACTTGAAGATCGCGTAACGGCCCACATGCGGACCACCGAAGAAACCAATCGCCACGACGCGCTGAAACAGGTCGAGCGTATCGACCGCGAACGAGCACGATTCGTGACCGAACATTTCCATCGCGATCCCAACGATCCGTCCAGCTACGACTTGGTGTTGAACATGTCGCGATTGGCAATCGACGATTGCACGACGCAAATCGTCGACGCGTTGCATGCCGAAGAGCAGAGCCGGGCGCATCGATTTCATCTCCGAGCGCCAGCGCCGATTTGGCATTGAACAAAGTTGGCCGATAAGGGGCCGCGCGGCCCCTTATCGCCACATAGAGTCCGAAACACTGTCACCCCCGCCCAGGGTTACCGTACCCGGCGGGCTGACCGCGATCGCCAGCGAGACGAGCGCGCCTTGCACGGATCGCGAAAGGGCGAAAATCAGGGCCGAATTGATAAGGCCCACCATGCCCAGTACGCCGAAAGTGGCCTGCGGCATGTCTTCGGCGGCCACCGACAGGATGGCCATTACCACGATCGACAGTGGCGGTACGACCATCGCCACGCCGAAGTAGAACCAGGTGCGCTTTTGCAGGCTGCGTACCAGACCCAGCGCTGCCAGGTCGGTATGTTCGGCCTGAAATAGCGTCGGATAAAAGGCGCGTACTGCCAGAAAACTGACCAGGAAAAATGCCAGCGTAGCGGCCATCATTCCGCACAGCGTCTGGGACAACATGAAGTGCGCGTAGACAAGCACAGTATCAAATTTCTCGGGCGGAATTTCGCGTTTCAGCCAGGTGGGAAAGATCAGGCCTGTAACGAACCATTCCAAGGCGCTAATGCAGGCCGTGTAGTCGGCTAACACCAGGGTGCGGCGCCGCCAACGGGAATCGTGGTCCGTAGGGCGCGCATCATCGCGATAAATGCGTGCCACGGCACCGGCTACCGGCCAGGTCAGCGGCAACAGGATGCCAATGCCGACGGCAAACGCCAGTCCGTTGACCGTCGTTACAACAGGGTCCTTAAGAACGTCGATGACGTCCTTACCCATCCTGTCGAAAATCGCCGGGATGTTGTACGCCAGATTCAGCGCCGTAAAGATCACATTCGGGAGCAATCCTGCCATGAACATCGCCGTCAGCGGATATCGCCGCACCCAGTTGCGCCACGCCCCCGGGCGGGGACGTAGCAACCGCATCACCTGCGGCTCGAGTGCTAACTCCAATTGTCGAGAAAGTTGTGCCGCGGAGGGCCGGCCCGCGGGTTCAACGGCGAGACAGCTCAGCAGGATTTGCTTCAGACCCGGCGGACAGTCGCGCGGCAGTTGCGCAACCATCGCAGCACTTACTCCCTGATGCCGTGTATTGAGCATCGTGGCTAGCGTCGTCGTCCAATCGCTGCCTGGCTGCGTATCCTCGAAGGGCCGATTACCCGTTAATAGCTCCCAGAGCATTACGCCCAACGAATAGATATCGCTGCGACTATCTAGATCTTCGGCCGTGCGACCGCTGGCGGGGTTGCACGCCTCGATCTGCTCCGGAGACATGTACGCCAGACTGCCGCCGAAATACGCCGCGGCCGAAGCGCCCTCAACCTTCGATGAATAACTGATGTTGAAGTCGGCGAGCTTGGGGGTGCCATCGGCAGCGACCAACACATTGGCCGGCTTGATATCGCGATGTAACACGCCACGCTGGTGCGCATAGGCCAAGGCCGCGGCCAATCGCGACCCAAGCCAGCAAATCGTCTGCGGCCAGGTGGCGGACGCCAGCCGATGCCGAAGCGGTGAATCGGTCGGCGGCGACTCGGCCCTTTCAGCCAGCGCCTGGTCGATGATCTCCAGCAAGCGAATTCCAGAACGCATGCCTGGCGGCAAACGGCGAATGGCGTCGATCACGGTCTGCAGCGTCCCGCCTGGGATGTACTGCATGTACAAGAGCCGCAGCTTTCGATCGCGCAATTGGCGCTGATCGAAGACGCGTACGATGTGCGGATGGTCCAGCAGGGCCATGGTTTGCGGCTCGTTACCGCGATCGGCCGAGACCTTTAACGCAACGATCCTTTGCATCGACTGCTGACGAGCAAGAAACACCGTTGCGAACGCTCCGCGGCCTAGGCGCGTAAGCAGGTCGAAATCATCAATGCTGTCGCCAACCTCGATTTCTTCAAACCGCGCGGCCCCGGCGATCGACGTACTAAGGTGCGGTGACTCAAGCCCGAGCAAACGTCCCAGTTCGGTCGCCTGGCGCGGAAAGCGTTCAAAATATTCCTGCGCGGCGACTGATTGGCCCGACTGCTTACGGAGGTGGTATTCCTCGTAAATCAGATCGCAGGGAATCTCGCCTCGGTCAGCCAGCTCGGGAAAATCGGCCAAATACTGCTCAATCCTGCGGGAATGCTCGGGCCGCTGACAGCGATACTCGAGATCGACCTTGATCAACTCGACCAGGGCCAGTCGGCGTAAATTTGGTGGATTCGCCGGCAGGAAATCGGCCAGCCGCGGCGGCTCGTTGGCCGTTTCCCAGGCCGTCACCAATGCCTCGACGCGCTCGGAAAGCAAGTTCCACGCCAGGGTGGGATTATGCGAATCCAATAGCTCTTCGGGCTGCGGAGACACGACCGTCTTTGCGCTCCTTGGAATTTCTCGGCCGTCGGGACGAAAACTGCTCTTTCTCGGATAAGACAACTTCCGTGCCCGTTACCCGGTCCCGAATCGCCAGACGAACGCAATGATCAGGTGGGTCGACGAAAACAGCGGCCGTCGACCCCTAGAAACCCGGCAGGGTCTCGCCGTTAGCGACTAAGAGTGTTGTAACACATTCCCGCTTGCTGCGCGAATCAAAGTGCCAAGTGCCTCAAACGACGCGCTCTGATTGCCGCGCGTAACAGATCGACGGGAAAAAGCGCTGTTACTTACACCCCAAACGAAGTAGGATGCCGGGAACGGCACATCTCGGCGTGGAACTTAGCGGGGGTTGGGAGTGCTGTCATGCCTGAGGAATTCGATGCGCTCGTGGGGCGCATCCGCCAGGCCGATGCGCAGGCATTGGCTCAATTCATCGATTTGCGACGCGGGGCCTTGCTCGCCTTTATCGAGCGACGGTTAGGGGGAGGGCTGCGCCGTAAGGTCGAGCCTGACGACATGTTTCAGGAGGTTGCCGCCGAGGCGGTTCGCTCGCTGCCCACGATCGAGCTGGGGGATCGTGACCCCTTCGCCTGGCTTTGCCAACTTGCGGAACGTCGCATCATCGACGCGCACCGGCGATTTTTCGGCGCCGCCAAGCGAGATGCAGGGCGCGAGGTATCGATCGACAAAGCCTCGCCCGACGCCAGCCGCGCGGCTGTGATTGACATGCTGATCGCCAGCATGACAACAGCCAGCGAGGTTTTTTCCCGCAATGTGCGTTACCAACAGCTAACCGAGGCCCTCTCGAGTCTTCCCGAGGATCAGCGCGAAGCGCTTCGCCTGCGTTACGTCGATGGACTTCCCTCAAAGCAGATTGCCGAGCAACTCGGCAAAAGCGACGGTGCGATCCGCGTCATGCTGACGCGCGCGCTCAACCGACTGCAAAGCATCCTGGCCCCTGATGCGAAGAAATAGACGGCGAACTTCGTAACGCTTCATTTCTTTTGGCGACCGCGTATTTCGACCAACCACGCATGGATTTCCTCCGTGAGTGACTCTGGGCCATTCTTTCGGCTCCGTTCCAGGGCGCGCTCGGCCGCGGCGATCGCCTGTTCGTCCTGGTGCAATTGCGCATAAATTTTGGCCGTGTCAAAAAGCGACTCGGCGTCGTTCGGTTCGACTGACAGCGCCAGCTCGAACTGGGCCAACGCATACTGCAACCTCGAGCTGTTCATAAGCGCAACGCCAAACAGCCGGTGAATTCCGGGGCTTTTGTCTCCCAGCTCGAGCGCCTGCTGGTACTCAACAGCCGCTTCACGCCACCGTCCAGCGCCGGCCAAGGCGCGACCTATATGTGCGTGTAGCGCTCCGTTTTTCGGATCGACCGCAAGCGCCCTCTGCAGTTCATCGAGAGCGGCATTAGGTTGATGCGCGTCGAGTAACGCTTGTCCCAATTCGGCATGGACCTGCGGATAATGGGGCTGCAAACGCAGCGCCTGCTCGAATGACTTGATCGCTTCGCGTGATAGATGATTCTTGGCGAGCGCCAACCCCAGGTTGTAGTGCGCCTGCGCCGAATCCGGCCGCAATCGCACCGTTTGCTGGAAGTGTGGCACCGCCTGCCTGGCGTCACCTATCTTCAACAGGGCAAGGCCCAGATTGTTCTGTGCATCGGCCCATTCAGGATATTCGAGCACGATCCGTTCGAACTCGGCGATTCCCTCTTCGAGTTGCCCGGCATTGATCAGCGAGATCGCCAGACTCTGATGAACGCGCTCTCGTTCGTAGTAGTTGGCATCCAATCGCATGACTTCGCGGAATTCCTCCGCGGCTTCTGCGTGGCGGCCGGACTTGGCCAGCGCCGTAGCCAGCTCGGTATGTATCTTCGGCTGATTTATGGTAGCCAGACGGGCGGCCTCGCGAAGTTCGTCGATTGCCTCCTCGAAGCGACCTGCATTGATAAACTCGACTCCCAGATTCGTGTGCACAACGTAATTGTGGGGCTGATGTGGTAATGCATCCTGCCAGAGCGCAAGCGCGTCTTGATACGTCATGACACGGCGAGCACCGACGACGACAAAAGCGATCACAACGCCCATCGTCGCGATCGCGGTAATTACGGCAGGCGCCTGCGAATTGGCGCGCGTGGCGGTAGTGAATCGACGAGCAATTTGACCAAGAACCGAAAAGCCACCCACGATCGCCAGCGTGCATAGCGCGGCCAGCGGCAGATACATCCTTCGCTCGGCCGCGACCTCGGTGATTACAGGGACGACCAATGTTGGTGAGAGGATAAGCCAAACGGTTGACAGCAAGAAACCGGCCGGTCGGTTTTTCCAAACCAGCGTAAGCGTCAGAATTCCGAATGCACCTGCCACCATCACCGACGGCCAAGCGGCGCAAACGGTGTCCACATAGGGGACGTCGTAATGAATCACGAGCGGCCAAGGCCAGATGGCGAGCCTTAGATACAGCAACAGAACCTTGGCCTCGGTACACCACCAGGTGATCGGCGAAACCCCAAGATGAAAACCGGCCGATGCTGCGCGCGGCCCATGAATATTCAACGTCGCCAATAGCGCCCAACCGACTGTCAGGCCGATGTACAGTGGCCATGAACGGCGCAGTGCCTGCGCGAATGAGCGGGTCACGAATGTGCGCTCGAATAGCAGTACGACCACGGGGACCGTGACCATGACCTCCTTGCACGCCATTCCGCATAGGCACACAGCCGTCGTCAGCAAAAGCCAGCCGAAGCGATGACCGCCCGCGGTGGCTGTCCAGTAGCGCAAAGCGCCATAGATCGTGCTGAGATAAAACAGCGTCATCAACAACTCAGTGCGCTGCGATACGTATTCCACGGCCTCCGTGTGTAAGGGATGGACGGCCCATACCAAGGCCGTGGACAGCGCCAACCAATCAGCAGACAGCGAGAATCGTCCGTCGAAGTATTCCAATCGCAGTGTACGACGTACGATCGCCCACAGCAGCAGCGCCGATAGACAGTGAACTACAAGGTTGAAAATGTGAAACCCGATCGGGTTCAAGCCGCCGGTGGCAACATTCAGTGCCAGCGACAGGTTTACAAGCGGTCGACCGGCCGTGGTAAAATCTTGCGGCGGCCACAGAGGGCCGGAACCGGGCCGTTCCTCCCACAGCGGGAAAACATGCCTGATCGACGGGTTGTTCACGATGCACGGAATATCATCGAAAATGAACGGGGCACGAAGGCCGGCGGCATAAACCGAAATCACCGCCGCGCCGAGCAAGAACGCCGCCACAAAAAAAGCGACCGGCGAAGGTAAACCCGCACCTGACAGGTTGGTCGATGAACGGTCCAGCAACGGCCCCGCTGCGGCAACGGGCTCGCGATCGACAGTGGGCTTGGTGGGGAACGGTGTTTCGGACATCAGCGAGTAATTGGTGGCGAACCTGACATCGGGCGAGGATGCCTGTCTGTTATATTCCTGCTTGGCCGACGTGCGTCAACGAAGCCCCGATTTTCCAGGCTGAAAAGACGTCGTCGCGCAGAGGAATTGTCCCGAACATACCACCTTGGCTCGCGAGTCGTTCAGGGTCAAATCGCTTTCTATAATCGTCGAAGTCGCTGAGCAGCGTTTCTAACAGCAGATCCCACTCCAGAGATTCCCGGTGATTGTCACGCGCCTCACAGAAATGTTGAACGTCAAACATCCGATCATGCTGGCTGGCATGGCGGGCGTTTCGCACGCCGAGTTGGTGGCAGCCATGAACGCGTCCGGCGGATACGGCGTGCTCGGGGCCGGCAATATGTCGCTCGACGAAATGTCGGCCGAGATGGCCAGGGTCCGCAAGCTCACCTCACAGCCCTTCGGACTCGACTTGCTGACGCCGATCACCGACAAGCCCGAGGACGAGGCGCGGCGGATCATCGACGGCGGCGCCAGTTGCTTTATCGCCGGATTGGGGATGTCATCGAAGGTCATCCGAATGTGTCATGAGGCGAAAATACTCGTGTTCAACGTCTGCAGTACCGTGCATCACGCGATGATGGCGGAAGAAGCTGGCTGTGATGCCGTGATCGCGCAAGGGACCGAGGCCGGCGGACATACCGGTGCCGTCGGCACGATGGCGCTGCTGCCTCAGGTGGTTGACCGCCTGAAGGTGCCGGTGATCGCGGCCGGCGGTATCTATGACGGCCGCGGGCTGGCCGCGGCGCTCGCGCTGGGGTGCGAGGGAGTTTGGATCGGCACAAGATTCGTCGCTTGCACCGAAGCACGCGGCTCCGTTGCGTACAAGCAAGCGATTTTGCAGGCCAACGAAAGCGATACGGTCGTTTCGCGGTGCTGGACCGGCAAAACGTTGCGAGCTTTGAAGAACCCGACGATCGAACAGTGGGAACAAAACCCGCAAGAAATCCAACTCTTCCCGCAGCAGGCGGCCACGATGCAACAAGCAGGCCTGATGGGCTTTCTAAATCCCGATGATGCCGATCGCGACCCGCGATTGTCATGCTTTCCCGCCGGCCAGGGGTGCGGCGGCATTGCGCAGATCGAAAGCTGCCGTTCGATCGTTGACCGAATCATGCGCGACGCCGAAGAGGTCCTGGCCGCACAGGCGCGTCGAGTGCGATAACGGTGCAAGTTCGTGATTGTAGGCTCCGTCGCACGGATGACAGTCGATGTTAGCGATGCTGGCGCTTCTGTTCCGCTTTCTCGAAAGCACTTTGCGCTTCAGAATCTCCTGGATTAAGTTGCACGGCACGACGCAAAAATCCCAGAGCATCATCCGGCTGTCCCATTTCCAACAGCACGATGCCAAGATTGCGCAGCGAGTCTTGATGCTCGGGCTGCAGGCGTAAAGCGGCGCGATATTCGTCAGCCGCCGCCGTCAGGTTGCCGCTCGTACCGAGCAAATTCGCGAACTCGCAGTGTACTTCAGGTCGTTGTGAGTCGAGACGCAACGACGCCTGGAAGTTTGTCAGCGCCTCGGCCGGGCGTCCTCGCCGGGCCTGTGCCAGGGCCAGGCCGTAATAGCCTTCCGCGTAGTTCGCATCGACATCGACGGCCTTTGCGAATCTTGCCTGCGCATCGGACCAACGCCCCTGCGTTGCGAGGGCCATCCCCTGCCCGTACAGTGCGCGCGGATCGGCAGGGCGCACGGCCAGCACCACCTCGAATGCCTGCTCGGCCTCAACGGGCTTGCCTGCCTCGAGAAAAACGAATCCGCGCTTGCGGCGTATCTCGAACAGGCGAGTCCCATCGCCCCCCTCCTCCTCGCAAATTCGGATGCTGGTCGCGAGCAAATCGGCCGCCTCGTCGTAGTGCCCTTGCTCGTCACGATAATCCGCCAGATTGGCGTAAGGCATCCAATTCTGCGGATTCCGCTCGATGATGTCCGTCAGCAGCGTAGGAAGATCGTGATAGATACAGATCTGCCGAAACGAAAGCACGGCCAGTGCGATGAGAACCGCGGCCACGACAACGTTCATCAGTCCGCGCATATCCGCACGAATCGTATGCGAGACAACGGCACATCCCGCCGCAGCAAGCGCGATGAGCGCCACGGCGGCATGATATTGAAAATGGTCTGCCACGTCCGCATAGCGTGTGAAGAAAATGTTGAAGAATCCCAACGCCGGCGTTAGCACGCCACCGAAGACGAGCACGGCAGCAAGCGGTCCGCGACCGATGCGATGGCGAGCGCACCACAAGGCAATGGGCAGCGCCACGGCAGTGACGGGAAACAAATATTGCCACCACACGTGCGCGTCAATTTGCCAGCGCGGATACAAGAAGATCAGCGGATGTGGCCAGACGAGTTTGCCGGCATAGAACCACAGCGCCCGGCCGGCGAGCAATAAGCGTTCGACGGGAGTGCGCGACCAATCCTCGCCCTGGGCACCGACATGATGCGTTTCCATCCACATCGTTACCAGGCAGAGCGCAATGCCGAGCACGAAAAAAGGGAGCAGCCGGATGATTTCGCGCGACTCAATTCGACCGCGTTTCCACCAATAGATCACCAGGATCACGGCCGGCAGCGAAACGACGACGGTCTTCGCGAAGAGGGCCATCGCATACAGGATAAATGCGGCGACGTACCAACGCCAATGCCCGACTGATGGCTCCGGCATCTGACCAGCGACACTTTCTTCGGTCTCAGACGGAGCGAAGCGCAGGTAGCAAAGCAGTGAGCCAAGTGCCAGCGACAGGCTGAGCACATTTTTTCGCTCGGTGACCCAGGCCACGGATTCGAC is drawn from Pirellulales bacterium and contains these coding sequences:
- a CDS encoding response regulator, with translation MPSAFLILAIGPWLYLAAGVLFLGVLAALVAGPRKQARHRPFHSLLQSRDPSAPLPVGETPSLLTRDEAVEALRRAEAKYRGIFENAIEGIYQTSPDGRYLSANPALARIYDYDSPAQLMSSIGDIERQLYVDPHRRDDFVRVMDEQGAVTNFESQIYRRNGTVIWISESGRAVRDANGNIEFYEGTVEDITERKQAEALLCEKEAAEAASRAKSEFLANMSHELRTPLNGVIGMLDLLLEAAESPQQKRYGTIARTSADLLLAVINQILDFSKIEAGKLEIEHVDFRLRQIMEETLDMLAAKAAHKGLELALDMPPDLVGPARGDPHRLQQVIVNLLSNAIKFTERGQVKVHVAIEREDDRQMLARVAVEDTGIGVPKERLDRLFQAFSQVDASTTRQFGGTGLGLAISKQLIELMGGDIGVTSRVGKGSTFWFRVPLAKAATPEGGRHLSPQELRRLRVLVVDDNATNREILFRQLSAWQMRVQTASDGPTALCIMQRAASQGEAFDLGIIDYHMPGMDGCELAERIACEEALRTTPLVMLTSLSAPDGGESPWATSIVGRLTKPVRQSQLLETILSVAATRGCSEHLAHVEEAPPRLAPDDLESGPRSRCRLLLAEDNEVNRVVAIEILTVAGFHCDVARNGREAIEQLLLAPYDAVLMDCQMPELDGLAATREIRRLEAEGALRVRGYRLPIIALTANATRGDRELCLAAGMDDYLTKPLDAVKLIEILDAMVETLDGIYANEGPVTEPFRIAAAESDQFEAIAVMSDSVGEAFTREEPRSSVADRDPPLDLASLLRRCLGNQELVNRIIGNFADQLPLSAQELESAVRQNRLSDAAAQAHALKGMAANLSADRLQKVVGDLEMTCAAGDRLLAVSDIARVRRETQRCLEFLASGALVTVEAT
- a CDS encoding cytidylate kinase-like family protein; this translates as MAYRTHNDSPQGAWNYLRALSYPRLDDKASSEAHQLTASAFTIAISREAGVDAAAVATAVGKSLGWKVWDYELLVAVAACMHARPSELAAVDETHVSWLQESIESLLDMHAVSQIAYVRQLVKTLETLAAQGSCIVVGRGAAHILPAESTLRVRLVAPLEDRVTAHMRTTEETNRHDALKQVERIDRERARFVTEHFHRDPNDPSSYDLVLNMSRLAIDDCTTQIVDALHAEEQSRAHRFHLRAPAPIWH
- a CDS encoding protein kinase, which codes for MSPQPEELLDSHNPTLAWNLLSERVEALVTAWETANEPPRLADFLPANPPNLRRLALVELIKVDLEYRCQRPEHSRRIEQYLADFPELADRGEIPCDLIYEEYHLRKQSGQSVAAQEYFERFPRQATELGRLLGLESPHLSTSIAGAARFEEIEVGDSIDDFDLLTRLGRGAFATVFLARQQSMQRIVALKVSADRGNEPQTMALLDHPHIVRVFDQRQLRDRKLRLLYMQYIPGGTLQTVIDAIRRLPPGMRSGIRLLEIIDQALAERAESPPTDSPLRHRLASATWPQTICWLGSRLAAALAYAHQRGVLHRDIKPANVLVAADGTPKLADFNISYSSKVEGASAAAYFGGSLAYMSPEQIEACNPASGRTAEDLDSRSDIYSLGVMLWELLTGNRPFEDTQPGSDWTTTLATMLNTRHQGVSAAMVAQLPRDCPPGLKQILLSCLAVEPAGRPSAAQLSRQLELALEPQVMRLLRPRPGAWRNWVRRYPLTAMFMAGLLPNVIFTALNLAYNIPAIFDRMGKDVIDVLKDPVVTTVNGLAFAVGIGILLPLTWPVAGAVARIYRDDARPTDHDSRWRRRTLVLADYTACISALEWFVTGLIFPTWLKREIPPEKFDTVLVYAHFMLSQTLCGMMAATLAFFLVSFLAVRAFYPTLFQAEHTDLAALGLVRSLQKRTWFYFGVAMVVPPLSIVVMAILSVAAEDMPQATFGVLGMVGLINSALIFALSRSVQGALVSLAIAVSPPGTVTLGGGDSVSDSMWR
- a CDS encoding sigma-70 family RNA polymerase sigma factor, coding for MPEEFDALVGRIRQADAQALAQFIDLRRGALLAFIERRLGGGLRRKVEPDDMFQEVAAEAVRSLPTIELGDRDPFAWLCQLAERRIIDAHRRFFGAAKRDAGREVSIDKASPDASRAAVIDMLIASMTTASEVFSRNVRYQQLTEALSSLPEDQREALRLRYVDGLPSKQIAEQLGKSDGAIRVMLTRALNRLQSILAPDAKK